TCCTTTCACCTATGTGGGCGTTGATTGCTTCGGTCCATTCTTGATCCGTCGAGGAAGAAGCGAAGGCAAACGTTATGGCGTGCTTTACACATGTTTGGTGGTACGAGCGGTCCACATTGAGGTCTCCCAAAGTTTGGATACCGACTCCTTCTTGAACAGTTTCAGGCGTTTTGTCGCAAGAAGAGGTGCTCCGGAGCAAATGAGATCTGACAACGGTGGCAATTTTGTGTCAGGAGAATCTGAGCTTAGGCACGCCATCAACAACTGGAATCAAGAGAAGATCGTAGACTTTCTCCTTCAAAGAAACGTACAGTGGATATTCAATCCCCCGGCTGGCTCGCATTACGGTGGCGCATGGGAGCGCTGTATACGAACAGTCCGGAAGGTGTTGAACGCATTGGTTAGAGAGCAGGTACTCGATGACGAAGGGCTGGCAACCCTGATGTGCGAAGTGGAGTCCATTGTCAACAGTAGACCTTTGACGAAGGTTTCTGACGACGCCCGAGACCTGGAACCTCTTACGCCCAATCACCTTCTTCTGCTGCGGCCCGGTCTGTCGCTACCTCCTGGAACATTTACGAGGGAGGACCTCTACTCACGACGTAGGTGGCGCCAGGTCCAATATTTATCGGATGTGTTTTGGCGTAGATGGATGAAAGAATATCTCCCAGGATTGCAAGAGAGACAAAGGTGGTCCAGGCCAATGCGAAATTTCCAGGTTGGAGATGTTGTGCTTCTTGCTGATGAGAAGACACCGAGGGGCTTATGGCCGCTTGCTCGCATTTTGGATGTCAAGAGAAACAAGAAAGACGGCTTAGTCAGAAGCGTCACGCTGAAGACTAAGTCCAGCGTACTGCAACGTCCTATAGATAAAACAGTTTTACTGGAGGCAGCAGCTGAAGTTCCCGAGGAGACGAAGCGTCCTGTGAAAGCTTGTATTGACTGACATTCGTGTTTGAACAGTTGCGTGAAACATCCGCATCGAAATCTAGTTTGATTTAGTGTTTGAATCCGTTAGACGCACAGGTGTAAATGCTTTAGTTGCGCATTTAGGGGCCGGAATGTAGGATTCAAAtgtacaattttttgttttgttttttcttcatagTTTGTTCACGCGGGCTACGTATATTTTGCGTACCGTGCCTAGTCACGCGCATAGTTTCTTCATAGTTTATTCACGCGCGTGTATATTTAAAGTATTTTAGCACCTTTACCTCTCACTTCAAAAAAGTCAGTTTTGCATATCGCTCTTGTCGGTAAAGTTATCACTGTTGTCGGTAAAGTTATCAATCTCATCGGTAAAGTTATCGCTGTGCAGGAAGCATTTGTAAGTTCACTCGTTTGGCCACTATTCCTTTATATTGTCCTTTATTTCCACTAATCagtttttatttatcatttcttaATTTCTAGTCGAACCATCACAACATCGTAATCAACAAGTCTGTTAGTAGTTCATTGTATTCACGGCCTTCGCCTGAGTACAACTTAGTTCGATGCGTTCGAAAATCCTTTCAGAGTGAGATCTTCAATTTTGTCAGCTACATCACAGTGTTCAATGTAGTCAGTGATTTCTTGATTCATGGAAGGCCAGTAAACGACCTCACGTGCTCTTCTTAAGCAACCTTGTATTCCGATGTGAGCACAGTGAATCTTCTCTTTAACTTTCTGTCTCAAGCTCTTAGGGATAACACATCTTTGGCCTTTAAAGATGATTCCGTCTTGTACGGCAAGTTCGTCTCTGACACTGAAGTACTCGGAGATTTCCTTTGGTACTGAGCTGATGTTTTCAGGCCATCCCCTTAAGATCACATTTTTAAGGGTCTGAAGAGTTGGATCTTTAGCTGTTTCTTGCTTGATTTCGCTAAGCTGCTGCTCGGAGATAGTTAGATAGTCTACGGCATGAATACTTTCTACTTCCTTCTCAGTCTCTGATCTCAGTGTGTCAGTCGGACTTAGGCTTAGATAGGCTCTTGATACGGTATCGGCGAGATACATCTCTCTTCCCGGCCTATATCTGATTTCTGCATCGTACTGCTGTAAACGGAGGAGAAGTCTTTGTAGACGTTTAGGTGCAGATGCTAACCGCTTACTTGAGATGGACACCAAGGGCTTGTGATCTGTATAAAGAATAACTTTTCTGCCATAAACGTACTGGTGGTTGTGTTCTAAACCAAAGACTTGAGCCAAGAGCTCCTTTTCAATTTGTGAGTAGCGCTGCTCAGCCTGTGTCAGAGCCCGGCTTGCGTAAGTGACAGGGTGGTCTTCCTGTGTGAGTACAAAACCAAGTCCTTGTGAAGAAGCATCTCCACTTCCTTCTGTAGGCTTGCTAGAATCAAAGTACTTGAGGACTGGGGCAGAGGTAACGGCTTCCTTGATCTGGTTAAAGGCAACATCCTGTTCTTTTGTCCATAACCAGGGTACATCTTTATGTGTTAGACGCCGGATAGGTTCACAAATCTGAGATAGGTCACTAAGGAATTTTGAGAGGTACTTGACCATACCCATCAGCCTTTGCACTGCAGCTAcatcatcaggtttcttcataTTCAGAATTGCTCTCAGTTTAGCAGGATCAGGCTTTAGATCTTCTTTTGTTAGGCGGTGGCCAATGAATTGCACATCATCGCATTTGAACGTAAACTTCTTCTTGTTAAGTTTGATATTCCACTCCCTGCATCGATCTAGGAGGGACTTAAGGTTTCTGTCGTGATCTTCATCTGCCTCTCGCTCTATTTCTCCTTGACCAGTGATTAGTATATCATCAGCAATTTTGAAGACTCCTTTCAGTCCTTCCAAGTTTTGGTCAAGTTTCATCTGAAATATTTCCGGAGCTGGGGTGATTCCAAACGGCATTCTGTGAAAGCGATACCGCCCCCAAGGTGTCTGAAAGACAGTTAGCTTACTGGATTCTTCCTCTAATTCAACTTGAAGAAAGCCTTCTTTCAAATCAACTTTGCTGAATACCTTGGCCTTTGAGAGTTCTGGCAGGATCTCTTCTATGACCGGGAGAGGGTAATGGCTTCGTTTTAAGGCTCGATTTAAGTGATGGGGATCAATGCACAAACGAATGTTCCCGTCTGGCTTCTTGGTTGCAATCATACTTGAAACCCAGTCTGTAGGTTCTTGAATAGGGTTGATCACTCTCCTCTGAGTTAACCGATTAAGTTCATTCTTCAGTCTCTCTTTAAGCGCAACAGGTACACGACGTGGCGGCATAACTGTGGGAGCAACATTAGTGTCTGTTTCAAGGCGTACTTTCCCTTCCATGCGGCCCAACTCTTCTCCAAAAACGTCTGAATATTCACTCATCACTGCATCTCTTGTGAACTTAGGCTCCTGAGCATCACAGGACGATGTATCTTCTCTAACGGATAAAATGTTCTGAGTTTGCACAACCAGTAGCTTCATCTTCTGAGCCGTTTCTAGCCCGAGTAATGGAGCAAAATTTCATCAACAATGGTGAAGTCGATCAGATAGCTTCTGCTGTTCTTAGGATTAACTAGAGAGATTTTTGCTTGACCAACGGCTGACATGGTCGACTTTGAGTACATCTTAAGGGTGTTACTCGATTTCTcaaccacagttcctttaggGAGATATTTGATGGGCAGAACATTGCAGGATGCACCAGAAtcaattaacattttcacgCTCCTCCCACCAATCTTCATAGTGGCTAGGATCTTGTTTGAGGGGTTATCAAtggcgagaacgtcatctgaaaatgtaacttcgcgtttctgcaatcaatttttagggagcttaagcaaccacgacgacgacggcaacaaaaaccccacaaatttgcatatttgacaatgaaaaacagtatttttgcacgctttgcacgtgcatattttatcttttgacatttgaagctgacgttctcgttctttctacgacgtgaaatgaccagttttgtagtttagtggacgacgtcagcatatgatgacaaatgttcaatctTGTCTTCTTAtaccccaagcgcttgttccagtttaattccaggacagttagaacacatttttcaagcataacgactttgaataactaaaaattgattgcagaaacgcgaagttacattttcagatgacgttcttgcttccgtcgccgtcgtgtttgcttaagctctctaatactTCTTGAACAAACGCCCTGTTCTCGACCCACCCACGGTAACACTCACTCGTCTAGCGGAATTGGTGCTTACCCTGAACGCATTCTCGTTCAACAACGAATTCTACCATCAAGTGGGAGGGGTGGCAATGGGTAGCAAAATGGGCCCAAATTACGCG
This DNA window, taken from Acropora muricata isolate sample 2 unplaced genomic scaffold, ASM3666990v1 scaffold_749, whole genome shotgun sequence, encodes the following:
- the LOC136907533 gene encoding uncharacterized protein; protein product: MADLPQDRITPDKPPFTYVGVDCFGPFLIRRGRSEGKRYGVLYTCLVVRAVHIEVSQSLDTDSFLNSFRRFVARRGAPEQMRSDNGGNFVSGESELRHAINNWNQEKIVDFLLQRNVQWIFNPPAGSHYGGAWERCIRTVRKVLNALVREQVLDDEGLATLMCEVESIVNSRPLTKVSDDARDLEPLTPNHLLLLRPGLSLPPGTFTREDLYSRRRWRQVQYLSDVFWRRWMKEYLPGLQERQRWSRPMRNFQVGDVVLLADEKTPRGLWPLARILDVKRNKKDGLVRSVTLKTKSSVLQRPIDKTVLLEAAAEVPEETKRPVKACID